A window of the Teredinibacter franksiae genome harbors these coding sequences:
- a CDS encoding LysM peptidoglycan-binding domain-containing protein — protein MKKHFSGLLAALALVTAQIPAITHAEEPELHETVPATHTVVKGDTLWDIAGSFLKNPWMWPEIWHVNAQISNPHLIYPGDLIRLIYMDGKPRLTLDTSGRVFKLSPKARVLSQEEAIETIPLDAINAFLSRSRMVTDDQLEGAPYVLAGMDEHLIVGAGDRLYARGTFEEGSRVYGVYRRGESFVDPDTGEKLGVLAEDMGTAELMTSERDISTLKVVRSTEEIRAGDRMLRHEERAIESTFYPSAPESEVKGVILAVEKGLHQVGNLDVVVINRGEREGIAPGTVMAIYKRGGKIRDRVTGESVLLPDERAGVLMVFRVFDKVSLGLVLEAYRGISVSDYVQNP, from the coding sequence ATGAAAAAGCACTTTTCAGGCTTGCTCGCTGCTCTTGCTCTGGTTACAGCGCAAATCCCTGCGATAACCCATGCCGAAGAGCCGGAACTTCACGAAACAGTACCGGCCACCCACACCGTGGTGAAGGGTGATACCCTCTGGGATATCGCCGGTAGTTTTCTCAAGAACCCGTGGATGTGGCCTGAAATTTGGCACGTAAATGCCCAAATCTCCAACCCCCACCTTATATATCCGGGCGATCTTATCCGCCTTATTTATATGGATGGCAAGCCTCGCCTTACGCTAGATACCTCTGGCCGCGTCTTCAAACTTTCGCCAAAAGCTCGTGTTCTTTCACAGGAAGAAGCGATTGAAACCATACCGCTAGATGCCATTAACGCCTTTCTTTCGCGCAGCCGAATGGTTACCGACGATCAGCTGGAAGGCGCCCCCTATGTGCTGGCGGGTATGGATGAACACTTAATTGTGGGTGCGGGCGACCGACTCTACGCACGCGGTACTTTCGAAGAGGGTTCTCGTGTTTACGGCGTTTATCGCCGAGGTGAATCCTTTGTTGACCCTGATACTGGCGAAAAACTGGGTGTTCTCGCTGAAGATATGGGCACCGCAGAATTGATGACTAGTGAGCGCGATATCAGTACCCTGAAAGTGGTGCGTTCAACCGAAGAAATTCGTGCTGGCGACCGAATGCTACGCCATGAAGAGCGTGCAATTGAGTCCACTTTTTACCCATCGGCGCCGGAAAGCGAAGTGAAAGGCGTTATTCTTGCCGTTGAAAAAGGCCTTCATCAGGTCGGTAATTTGGACGTGGTTGTGATTAATCGTGGCGAGCGTGAAGGCATAGCACCTGGCACCGTCATGGCTATTTATAAGCGCGGCGGTAAAATTCGTGACCGCGTAACCGGCGAGAGCGTTCTCTTGCCCGACGAGCGTGCGGGTGTGCTTATGGTATTCCGTGTGTTTGATAAAGTAAGCCTCGGGCTGGTATTGGAAGCCTACCGCGGTATTTCCGTTTCGGATTACGTGCAAAACCCATAG
- the dprA gene encoding DNA-processing protein DprA produces MLSAVEQKLLFQQLPGVGAASYWKLMERSPSLSSVLESPPDTFADIFSEEARQLLREFQHAGEDCALVRKIRADLAWAEQHEVQVIDTDDEHYPELLREIKRPPPLLYVAGDVTQLSFPQVAVVGSRNPSPSGRGSAFEFSKSLASAGFTITSGLALGIDAAAHQGALACQGKTIAVLGTGIDQVYPQRNKQIADQIVANGGALVSEFPLGTSAQPANFPQRNRIISGLSYGTLVVEAAVRSGSLITARYALQQNRELFAIPGSIHNPLARGCHSLIKDGAKLVESAEDIVAELNGFLQLKWEQLNLDKVPDTRGIVGEMVATEHEDIVLQQLGYEPTAIDALTERTNLPVGDVMACLLTLELKGMVANIGTGYMRIRHDARTTATGLSFNSN; encoded by the coding sequence ATGTTAAGTGCTGTCGAACAGAAACTCCTTTTTCAACAACTGCCCGGCGTTGGCGCTGCTAGCTATTGGAAGCTTATGGAGCGGTCGCCCAGTTTGTCTTCTGTGCTCGAATCCCCCCCCGATACCTTTGCCGATATATTTTCTGAAGAAGCCCGTCAGCTACTGCGTGAATTTCAGCACGCCGGTGAAGATTGTGCGCTGGTGCGTAAAATACGCGCCGACCTCGCGTGGGCTGAGCAGCACGAAGTGCAGGTGATCGACACCGATGATGAGCACTACCCGGAATTGTTGCGCGAAATAAAGCGCCCACCACCGCTGCTCTATGTGGCGGGTGATGTAACGCAGTTGTCTTTTCCTCAGGTTGCCGTTGTGGGTAGCCGCAACCCTTCGCCCTCCGGTCGTGGTTCAGCATTCGAGTTCAGTAAATCCCTGGCATCTGCCGGGTTTACCATTACCAGTGGCTTGGCTCTTGGTATTGATGCCGCTGCTCATCAGGGAGCATTAGCCTGTCAGGGCAAGACCATAGCTGTGTTGGGTACCGGTATCGACCAAGTTTACCCCCAACGCAACAAGCAGATCGCCGACCAGATTGTGGCCAACGGCGGCGCCTTAGTCAGTGAATTCCCTTTAGGTACCTCCGCGCAACCGGCAAACTTTCCGCAGCGCAATCGTATTATCAGTGGTTTAAGCTATGGCACCTTAGTGGTAGAGGCTGCCGTTCGTAGCGGTTCGTTAATTACCGCGCGCTATGCTTTACAGCAGAACCGTGAACTCTTTGCTATTCCTGGCTCCATTCACAACCCCTTGGCTCGTGGTTGCCACAGCTTGATAAAAGACGGCGCCAAACTGGTGGAGAGTGCCGAAGATATAGTGGCCGAGCTCAACGGCTTCCTGCAGCTAAAGTGGGAGCAGCTAAATCTCGACAAAGTGCCAGATACGCGAGGTATCGTCGGCGAAATGGTGGCAACTGAGCACGAAGATATCGTCCTCCAGCAGTTGGGCTATGAACCCACAGCCATCGATGCGCTCACCGAGCGCACAAACCTTCCGGTTGGTGATGTTATGGCGTGCCTGCTTACGCTGGAGTTAAAAGGCATGGTGGCGAACATCGGCACTGGGTATATGCGCATTCGCCACGATGCACGCACTACCGCAACGGGCTTGTCCTTTAATTCCAATTAG
- the purE gene encoding 5-(carboxyamino)imidazole ribonucleotide mutase, whose product MSKPFVAILMGSDSDLPIMEGSFDVLTKLGIEFEAKVTSAHRTPQATHDFVVDADKRGCAAFICAAGMAAHLAGAVSATTLKPVIGVPINGSLDGLDALLSTVQMPGGIPVATVAIGKAGAKNAAYLAAQIIGVGDADMHQKLIAERAENAKAVQAKDAALQEKLKNR is encoded by the coding sequence ATGAGTAAACCTTTTGTCGCTATTTTGATGGGATCCGATTCTGACCTGCCCATTATGGAAGGTTCTTTTGATGTACTAACCAAGCTCGGTATTGAATTCGAAGCGAAAGTGACTTCGGCTCACCGCACGCCTCAGGCTACACACGACTTTGTTGTAGATGCCGACAAGCGCGGTTGCGCAGCCTTTATCTGTGCCGCTGGCATGGCTGCCCACTTGGCGGGCGCCGTATCGGCTACCACGCTTAAGCCGGTGATTGGCGTACCCATTAACGGTTCTTTGGATGGTTTGGATGCGCTGCTGTCTACGGTACAAATGCCCGGTGGTATTCCCGTTGCGACAGTCGCTATTGGTAAAGCCGGTGCGAAAAACGCCGCGTATCTTGCTGCACAAATTATCGGTGTTGGCGATGCAGACATGCACCAAAAACTGATAGCTGAGCGTGCAGAAAACGCTAAAGCCGTGCAGGCCAAAGATGCAGCACTGCAGGAAAAACTGAAGAATCGATAG
- a CDS encoding L-threonylcarbamoyladenylate synthase, with translation MNYRYHPGIARCVSKLNGGGVIAYPTEAVWGLGCDPFNRYGVERIFELKGRSANKGLIMVAASIEQIDWLLEGLPQSQIEQLTASWPGHVTWLIPHRNLLPGNLTGSHASIAVRVSAHPVVKALCEAFGGPIVSTSANPQGKLPARNSTMARRYFGRSGVEFGPGQVGANRAPSQIRDLVTGAILRD, from the coding sequence TTGAACTATCGATATCACCCCGGCATTGCACGCTGTGTGAGTAAGCTTAATGGCGGTGGTGTTATTGCTTATCCAACCGAGGCTGTTTGGGGCCTCGGTTGCGACCCCTTCAACCGATATGGCGTAGAACGCATTTTCGAGCTTAAAGGTCGAAGTGCGAACAAGGGCCTAATAATGGTTGCCGCCTCCATTGAGCAAATTGATTGGTTGTTGGAAGGTCTCCCGCAAAGCCAAATAGAGCAACTGACAGCCAGCTGGCCGGGGCACGTTACATGGCTCATTCCGCATCGTAATCTACTACCCGGAAACCTAACCGGCAGCCATGCTAGTATTGCTGTCCGCGTTAGTGCGCACCCTGTGGTAAAGGCGCTTTGTGAAGCGTTCGGTGGACCAATTGTCTCCACGTCTGCCAATCCGCAAGGTAAGCTGCCCGCGCGCAATAGCACCATGGCGCGGCGATATTTTGGCCGTAGCGGCGTTGAATTTGGGCCAGGCCAAGTAGGGGCAAATCGAGCACCGTCACAAATTCGCGATTTAGTGACAGGCGCGATATTACGCGACTAA
- the hemF gene encoding oxygen-dependent coproporphyrinogen oxidase: MAAPDKAAVKAYLQDLQNRLCADLAAVDGGDKSFVEDQWQRAEGGGGRSRVFTDGAVIEKGGVNFSHVMGSQLPVSATAHRPELAGRRFEAMGVSLVIHPRNPYVPTSHANVRFFIAEKEGAEPVWWFGGGYDLTPYYGNTQDCTHWHQTAKSACEAFGDDVYPQYKKWCDDYFYIKHREEPRGIGGLFFDDLNAWGFDKSFAFMRAVGDSYAAAYLPIIERRKNTPWGERERDFQLYRRGRYVEFNLVYDRGTLFGLQTGGRTESILMSLPPLVRWDYNWHPEEGSAEADLYQNFLKPKEWLD; this comes from the coding sequence ATGGCCGCGCCGGATAAAGCCGCAGTAAAAGCCTACCTACAGGATCTACAAAATCGCCTATGTGCAGACCTTGCTGCAGTAGATGGTGGTGACAAAAGCTTTGTCGAAGACCAATGGCAACGAGCCGAAGGTGGTGGCGGTCGCTCTCGGGTTTTTACCGATGGGGCGGTCATAGAAAAAGGTGGTGTTAACTTTTCACATGTTATGGGTTCACAGCTACCGGTATCGGCAACCGCACACAGGCCCGAACTCGCCGGGCGACGTTTTGAAGCCATGGGTGTTTCGTTAGTGATTCATCCGCGCAACCCCTATGTACCTACCAGCCATGCCAACGTAAGATTCTTTATCGCTGAAAAAGAAGGCGCAGAGCCAGTGTGGTGGTTTGGTGGCGGCTACGACCTTACCCCCTATTACGGTAATACTCAGGATTGTACCCACTGGCACCAAACGGCAAAATCAGCCTGCGAAGCTTTTGGTGATGATGTTTACCCGCAGTACAAAAAGTGGTGCGACGACTATTTTTATATAAAGCACCGGGAAGAACCGCGTGGTATTGGCGGATTGTTTTTCGACGACCTCAACGCTTGGGGTTTTGATAAAAGTTTCGCTTTTATGCGTGCCGTGGGCGACAGCTACGCAGCGGCCTACCTACCCATTATTGAGCGCAGAAAAAACACACCTTGGGGGGAGCGCGAACGCGATTTCCAGTTATACCGCCGAGGTCGCTACGTAGAATTTAATCTGGTGTACGATCGCGGCACCCTGTTTGGTTTGCAAACCGGTGGCCGAACAGAATCCATACTGATGTCTTTACCACCGTTGGTACGCTGGGACTACAACTGGCACCCCGAAGAGGGCAGCGCAGAAGCCGACCTTTATCAAAACTTTCTAAAACCAAAGGAGTGGCTGGATTGA
- the aroE gene encoding shikimate dehydrogenase — translation MNSTKTTADRYCVFGNPIDQSKSPQIHQAFAEQTQQALEYTRQLVELDAFVEAATKFFEEGGVGANVTVPFKQDACEFANLLTDRARIAGAVNTLARMEDGQVIGDNTDGVGMVHDITQRLGWAIEGKRVLILGAGGAVRGVLLPLLQEKPAKVVIANRTKTKAEELARIFGSHGVLEGYSYNNLPAEPFDLIINGTSAGFTGEVPPVHFGCFTEDTLVYDMMYSDEPTEFLRFATDMGVSKYSDGIGMLVGQAAESFRLWRGVEPQIGPVIDMLSQK, via the coding sequence TTGAACAGCACAAAAACTACCGCCGATCGCTACTGTGTTTTTGGCAACCCCATCGATCAGTCTAAATCGCCACAAATTCATCAGGCCTTTGCCGAGCAAACCCAGCAGGCCCTGGAATACACCCGGCAATTAGTAGAGCTAGATGCATTCGTGGAAGCCGCTACAAAATTTTTTGAAGAGGGCGGTGTTGGCGCCAACGTAACGGTTCCATTCAAGCAGGATGCCTGCGAATTCGCCAACCTGTTAACCGATCGCGCGCGTATTGCCGGTGCCGTTAATACCTTGGCTCGTATGGAGGATGGTCAGGTTATTGGCGACAACACCGATGGCGTAGGTATGGTGCACGACATTACTCAGCGCTTGGGCTGGGCAATAGAAGGCAAGCGGGTATTAATACTCGGTGCGGGTGGAGCAGTGCGGGGTGTGTTGTTGCCCTTGCTACAGGAAAAGCCTGCCAAGGTTGTGATTGCCAACCGAACCAAAACCAAAGCTGAAGAATTGGCTCGAATATTTGGTAGCCATGGCGTACTAGAAGGTTACAGTTATAACAACCTGCCAGCGGAACCATTCGACCTCATTATCAACGGCACTTCGGCCGGTTTTACCGGTGAGGTACCCCCCGTACACTTCGGCTGCTTTACCGAAGATACCCTTGTGTACGATATGATGTATAGCGACGAGCCAACAGAATTTCTGCGCTTTGCCACCGATATGGGGGTATCCAAATACAGTGATGGTATTGGTATGCTGGTTGGACAGGCCGCCGAGTCGTTTCGATTGTGGCGCGGCGTAGAGCCACAAATCGGCCCTGTTATAGACATGCTAAGCCAAAAATAA
- a CDS encoding retropepsin-like aspartic protease family protein — protein MFDKARFYIAITVAFSLGWFSHGLVSKSPSEPTANHPSPPALSDSARIHPKLTNAPTPPPAEERMANVPAIPQYKTDSQKQLGAEGQSKTKAEELLNKFTALLHQHKFDAAMNLYLEQGTELAVKEQQSWRAVVIDFLSRRLDNGETELFSELAGMWLQFNYSDIDVLLLVARYSRVLGYHGEALQTYIQAYAHAHSSFAQNKVHSDLQDFIFAREKDWMNRNKWHELTGFFAQLDELDLATHTQQFRYAELLLMQQNEQVGYLVLDELAQINAGWRQRVEELKAQYEKDGEYALSASNSPAFQSSITMKPAKGHYLIDIGINRENQATLLLDTGATITMITVDTFSRMVSSTGWQDHGWAMFNTANGLVRGRIVQVDQLQFGGYSLENVRLAVQTADLGEGVHGLLGMNVLSKFHFQIDQDNHKLRLTPRE, from the coding sequence ATGTTCGACAAAGCCCGCTTTTATATTGCAATAACTGTGGCTTTTTCACTCGGTTGGTTTAGCCATGGGCTGGTGTCCAAAAGCCCATCGGAGCCAACCGCAAATCACCCGTCACCACCCGCACTCAGCGATTCCGCACGTATACACCCAAAACTGACCAACGCACCTACGCCCCCGCCCGCCGAAGAACGAATGGCCAATGTTCCGGCTATTCCACAGTACAAAACGGATAGCCAAAAACAGCTAGGCGCAGAGGGTCAGAGCAAAACCAAAGCCGAAGAATTACTAAACAAGTTCACGGCATTGCTGCACCAACATAAATTTGATGCCGCAATGAACCTGTATTTAGAGCAAGGCACAGAGCTGGCCGTTAAAGAACAGCAAAGCTGGCGTGCGGTAGTGATAGATTTCTTATCGCGGCGTCTCGACAATGGTGAAACCGAACTCTTCTCTGAACTAGCGGGTATGTGGTTGCAATTCAATTACAGCGATATTGATGTCTTACTGTTGGTTGCGCGATACAGTCGCGTGCTGGGTTATCACGGTGAGGCACTGCAAACCTACATACAGGCCTACGCTCACGCGCATTCGTCTTTCGCCCAGAATAAAGTCCACAGCGATTTACAGGACTTTATTTTCGCCCGCGAAAAAGACTGGATGAACCGCAATAAATGGCACGAACTGACAGGTTTTTTTGCCCAGCTAGATGAACTAGACCTCGCTACCCACACACAACAATTTCGCTACGCCGAATTGCTATTAATGCAACAAAATGAACAGGTTGGCTATTTGGTATTAGACGAGTTGGCGCAAATAAATGCCGGCTGGCGCCAGCGCGTAGAGGAGCTTAAAGCCCAATATGAAAAAGACGGTGAATACGCACTAAGTGCCAGTAACTCGCCAGCGTTTCAATCCTCTATCACCATGAAACCGGCGAAAGGCCACTATCTCATTGATATTGGTATTAACCGTGAAAATCAGGCCACGTTGCTGTTAGATACCGGTGCCACCATCACCATGATTACCGTCGATACTTTTTCGCGCATGGTGTCCTCAACCGGCTGGCAAGACCACGGCTGGGCCATGTTCAATACCGCCAATGGCTTGGTACGGGGCCGAATCGTACAGGTCGATCAACTCCAGTTTGGTGGTTATAGCCTCGAAAATGTACGTCTTGCGGTACAGACAGCCGACCTAGGTGAGGGGGTGCACGGGTTGCTAGGGATGAATGTACTGAGCAAATTTCACTTTCAAATCGACCAAGATAACCACAAGTTACGGCTAACCCCCCGAGAATAA
- a CDS encoding DUF4405 domain-containing protein, translated as MKKVKINFITDIIAFACFVFLLSTGVIMKYQLPPRTGGWLNIWGLNRHDWGDIHFWLALVFLSVIAFHVVLHWKWIVSLVAGKTASYALGIESRRRMLVGLAALLALLAIALAPIVSFCI; from the coding sequence ATGAAAAAAGTCAAAATCAACTTCATCACCGATATCATTGCGTTTGCGTGCTTCGTATTCCTGCTGTCTACCGGTGTAATAATGAAATACCAACTACCACCGCGAACCGGCGGCTGGCTGAATATCTGGGGCCTTAATCGCCACGATTGGGGCGATATTCACTTCTGGTTAGCTTTGGTGTTTCTTAGCGTTATTGCTTTTCATGTGGTGTTGCACTGGAAGTGGATCGTGTCTTTAGTGGCTGGCAAAACCGCGTCTTACGCGCTGGGCATAGAAAGCCGTAGACGTATGCTAGTGGGGCTGGCGGCACTGCTCGCATTACTGGCGATAGCACTGGCACCTATTGTTTCTTTCTGTATTTAG
- a CDS encoding serine hydrolase domain-containing protein has product MKIITLLLTAATLMVSSSLCQAQKSTPVQKVFDGWSAKETLDYIRTFSVSDLTTGKPAALWYHSHASQTNKTAILLRRQPIMKLPTARLPEIGKISVETDLGRMTLNDYLNHPKSFAQGFIVVHKGRVAYESYPGMHELDAHFWASTTKVLASMVVGLLIDDGLIDESRTLGYYIPEFKGSAWEHIKVVDAMDMAAGLDARDSAEQFADPSSVTSRMFRAELGEETNGKIEYMLEVMVDAKSVEKPGQSYIYSSATTQSLVFLVEAVSGKSWSDFFEDRVWSKMGVEGPLQMHLSPDGIAIVHGPASSNLRDLARVGILYTPSWRKVSTERIVSPAMLDRIQNTPRTRDFYLGGNAGSGQRFMARLGEEAVRTAARQWDAIFEDGDFFKSGLNTQGLYVSPDRDLVIAFFSTEPTHRIQKYLRPIVTSGLFD; this is encoded by the coding sequence ATGAAAATAATCACTTTACTACTTACCGCCGCAACACTAATGGTTTCATCATCGTTATGCCAGGCACAGAAATCCACCCCTGTTCAGAAAGTTTTTGATGGTTGGTCGGCTAAGGAAACTCTGGATTACATCCGCACCTTCAGCGTTTCCGACCTAACCACCGGTAAGCCTGCTGCACTTTGGTATCATTCCCATGCCTCGCAGACGAACAAGACCGCGATACTCCTGCGCCGTCAGCCAATCATGAAATTACCAACGGCGCGGTTACCAGAGATAGGAAAAATCAGTGTTGAGACGGATCTTGGCCGCATGACCTTAAACGACTACTTGAATCACCCGAAAAGTTTTGCCCAAGGCTTCATCGTGGTTCACAAAGGTCGGGTCGCCTATGAATCCTATCCGGGGATGCATGAACTCGATGCACACTTTTGGGCCTCTACAACGAAGGTGCTGGCCTCTATGGTCGTTGGGCTGTTGATAGATGATGGTTTGATCGATGAGTCCAGAACGCTTGGCTATTATATTCCCGAATTCAAAGGTTCAGCCTGGGAACACATCAAGGTTGTCGATGCCATGGATATGGCAGCAGGTCTGGATGCTCGGGATTCTGCCGAGCAATTTGCAGATCCATCCTCAGTGACGTCACGCATGTTCAGAGCGGAACTTGGAGAAGAGACGAATGGCAAAATTGAATACATGCTCGAGGTAATGGTGGACGCTAAGTCCGTCGAAAAGCCTGGTCAGAGCTACATCTACTCTTCTGCGACCACACAATCGCTGGTTTTTTTGGTGGAAGCCGTCTCGGGTAAAAGTTGGTCGGATTTCTTCGAAGACCGCGTTTGGTCTAAGATGGGTGTAGAAGGCCCCTTGCAAATGCACCTCTCGCCAGACGGGATCGCAATCGTTCATGGGCCGGCCTCGTCCAACCTGCGAGACCTCGCACGTGTGGGAATCCTTTATACGCCAAGCTGGAGAAAGGTATCTACCGAACGGATCGTGTCACCCGCGATGCTTGACAGAATTCAGAACACTCCGCGTACACGTGATTTTTATCTGGGAGGAAATGCTGGTTCGGGACAGCGTTTTATGGCTCGGCTTGGTGAGGAAGCGGTCAGAACGGCGGCACGCCAATGGGACGCCATCTTTGAGGACGGAGATTTCTTCAAATCCGGTTTGAACACTCAAGGTCTCTATGTATCGCCTGATCGTGACCTTGTAATAGCTTTTTTCTCGACTGAACCAACCCATCGGATTCAGAAATATCTTCGTCCAATTGTGACATCTGGGTTATTCGACTAG
- a CDS encoding ATP-dependent Clp protease proteolytic subunit: protein MIRTGKYLVLTALCTVIVISIYITISKGEKTKYSDDPKYFNATLFDHDPLMEKRLILVNGRITESVASRVIKQLLVLEYLHPGEPISLLINTPGGQRSQWQSIVQTMDFLASPVNVIGIGSVSSSGVYILANATGKRIVHESAVVGIHMLFKKDSGNFSAGRVQDENIRNYWSDLKLPESFFPLEGEKFNETFYLNADQALEYGLVDKIYRRGSEPMPVLNNFTQ, encoded by the coding sequence ATGATCCGAACAGGAAAGTATCTTGTACTGACAGCGCTATGTACGGTCATCGTGATTTCTATATATATAACTATATCAAAAGGAGAGAAAACGAAATATTCGGATGATCCCAAGTACTTTAATGCGACACTATTTGATCACGATCCATTAATGGAAAAGAGATTGATTTTGGTAAATGGACGTATTACCGAATCAGTCGCTAGTCGAGTAATCAAGCAACTGTTAGTACTTGAATATCTTCATCCCGGTGAGCCAATTTCACTTTTGATAAATACGCCAGGTGGACAAAGGAGTCAATGGCAATCTATCGTGCAAACCATGGACTTCTTAGCATCACCAGTAAATGTGATTGGTATAGGAAGCGTAAGCTCCTCGGGAGTCTACATATTAGCTAATGCAACCGGAAAAAGAATTGTTCATGAAAGCGCTGTAGTTGGTATTCATATGCTGTTTAAAAAGGATAGCGGAAATTTTTCAGCTGGCAGAGTACAGGATGAAAATATTAGAAACTATTGGTCCGATCTAAAATTACCTGAAAGCTTCTTTCCTCTTGAGGGGGAAAAATTTAACGAAACATTTTATCTAAATGCAGATCAGGCATTGGAGTATGGTTTAGTGGACAAAATTTATCGTAGGGGAAGTGAGCCTATGCCTGTACTCAATAATTTTACACAATAA
- a CDS encoding MAPEG family protein, which yields MQYVELIVITAVVQFLFFGVMTGKARVKYGVKAPATTGEEGFERMYRVQMNTLEMLVIFIPVIFIASNYWPSLLTSGLGLVYIVGRFIYWRAYVTEPKSRGIGFMLSLIPSMLLMVLSIVGIIISLVEGKA from the coding sequence ATGCAATACGTAGAATTAATAGTAATTACAGCGGTAGTCCAATTTTTATTTTTTGGTGTTATGACCGGAAAGGCTAGAGTGAAGTATGGAGTTAAAGCTCCTGCTACAACAGGTGAAGAAGGATTTGAGCGTATGTATCGTGTTCAAATGAATACATTGGAGATGTTAGTAATTTTTATTCCAGTTATCTTCATTGCCTCAAACTATTGGCCTTCTTTATTAACTTCAGGTTTAGGGCTTGTATACATAGTTGGCCGTTTTATATATTGGCGTGCATATGTTACTGAGCCAAAAAGTCGTGGTATTGGTTTTATGCTTTCACTGATCCCATCAATGCTTCTAATGGTATTGTCTATTGTTGGTATAATTATATCTTTGGTTGAAGGCAAAGCCTAA
- a CDS encoding iron chelate uptake ABC transporter family permease subunit: MIDFDLLSLISLPLLAGIGIALIAGPLGAFVVWRRMAYFGDTLAHSALLGVALGVIADWNLTVSMIFAGVLISLALWQLQGRAGLASDTLLGILSHSALALGLICVSLLSASRINLFGYLFGDLLTVGIQDIAVIYLVGTACLATLGYFWRPLVMAAIDEDLARVEGYSVEKLRLLLMVLMATVVALSMKLVGVLLITALLIIPAAAARRLTRSPEAMAIIAALVGVLSVIGGILTSVLLDLPAGPSVVLVAALFFMGSLVKK; the protein is encoded by the coding sequence ATGATTGATTTCGACCTGCTTTCACTTATAAGCCTACCCCTGCTGGCGGGTATCGGTATTGCCCTCATCGCTGGCCCCTTAGGTGCCTTTGTGGTGTGGCGACGCATGGCCTACTTTGGCGATACCCTGGCGCACTCGGCGCTGCTAGGTGTTGCCCTCGGGGTAATAGCCGACTGGAACCTAACCGTTTCAATGATATTCGCCGGCGTACTCATTAGCCTCGCCCTGTGGCAACTGCAAGGCCGTGCTGGCCTCGCCTCAGACACCCTACTCGGTATACTTTCACACAGCGCACTGGCACTGGGTTTGATTTGTGTGAGCCTGCTGTCCGCCAGCCGCATTAACTTATTTGGCTATTTATTTGGCGACTTACTCACCGTGGGCATACAGGATATCGCTGTCATTTATTTGGTCGGTACCGCCTGCTTAGCAACACTCGGTTATTTTTGGCGACCCTTGGTGATGGCCGCTATCGACGAAGATTTAGCGCGGGTAGAAGGTTACAGTGTAGAAAAACTTCGGTTGTTGCTCATGGTGTTAATGGCTACCGTTGTCGCGCTGTCGATGAAACTCGTTGGCGTGCTTTTAATTACTGCGCTGTTAATCATACCGGCAGCGGCGGCAAGGCGCTTAACCCGTTCACCAGAAGCCATGGCCATAATTGCCGCTCTGGTTGGCGTGCTTTCGGTAATCGGTGGCATATTAACGTCCGTGCTCTTGGATCTACCGGCCGGGCCTTCGGTGGTGTTAGTGGCGGCGCTGTTTTTTATGGGTAGCTTAGTAAAAAAATAA